A portion of the Tachysurus vachellii isolate PV-2020 chromosome 14, HZAU_Pvac_v1, whole genome shotgun sequence genome contains these proteins:
- the LOC132856997 gene encoding F-box only protein 7-like isoform X2 has translation MLPFHSNSNVLADQNTAQSPAGLSTHQSDTSSSHESPDSTCATCETEETDMDRGEAEQEAMGHFIPGPMLCCEAEKDKVPPSLETLYQTAQCSSTSDCLLLAAHVFLLETGFLAQGSDIRVGEMPSSWLALEYLCRLQYFHPSSAADGVVIVSRLTATMTTTGAVEFSQTLALKPDEYVTKEWAGGNAGLVYRDMQKLSRVFKDQLVYPLIARAREALGLPALFGLTVLPPELLLRIMRLLDVPSIRKLSKVCRHLHSVSQDNLLWKHFVYRDFRGGNRHTDIDWKEIYVYKRKYKGKLYDWFELFERLYQQRPNKNK, from the exons ATGCTTCCATTTCACAGTAACAGCAACGTTTTAGCTGATCAGAACACAGCTCAGAGTCCCGCTGGATTATCTACACACCAG TCAGACACCAGTAGCAGCCATGAGAGCCCAGATAGCACATGTGCTACATGTGAGACTGAGGAGACTGATATGGACAGAGGTGAGGCTGAGCAGGAGGCAATGGGGCACTTCATCCCTGGGCCCATGCTGTGCTGTGAAGCTGAGAAAGATAAGGTTCCTCCCTCTCTAGAGACACTGTACCAGACTGCGCAGTGCAGCAGCACCTCGGACTGCCTGCTGTTAGCAGCCCACGTGTTCCTGCTGGAGACCGGCTTCTTGGcacag GGTAGTGACATCAGAGTCGGAGAAATGCCCAGCAGCTGGCTTGCATTAGAGTATCTCTGCAGGCTGCAGTACTTTCACCCATCCT CTGCAGCTGATGGTGTAGTCATTGTGTCCCGCCTCACAGCCACTATGACGACAACCGGTGCAGTAGAGTTTTCACAGACACTGGCACTGAAGCCTGACGAGTACGTGACTAAGGAGTGGGCAG GTGGAAATGCTGGACTGGTCTACAGAGATATGCAGAAACTATCTCGTGTTTTTAAGGACCAGTTGGTTTACCCACTAATTGCAAGAGCTAGAGAAG CACTGGGTCTGCCTGCACTGTTTGGTCTGACTGTGCTGCCCCCTGAGCTGCTTTTAAGGATAATGCGGCTGCTGGATGTTCCATCGATCCGAAAGCTGTCTAAAGTATGCAGACACCTGCACTCTGTTTCTCAAGATAACTTACTCTGGAAACACTTTGTGTACCGTGACTTCAGAG GTGGCAATAGGCACACAGACATAGACTGGAAAGAG ATTTACGTATATAAAAGGAAATATAAGGGAAAGCTTTATGACTGGTTCG
- the LOC132856997 gene encoding F-box only protein 7-like isoform X1: MLPFHSNSNVLADQNTAQSPAGLSTHQSDTSSSHESPDSTCATCETEETDMDRGEAEQEAMGHFIPGPMLCCEAEKDKVPPSLETLYQTAQCSSTSDCLLLAAHVFLLETGFLAQGSDIRVGEMPSSWLALEYLCRLQYFHPSCEYRPVQMVGMLKGQTLIIKATMTTTGAVEFSQTLALKPDEYVTKEWAGGNAGLVYRDMQKLSRVFKDQLVYPLIARAREALGLPALFGLTVLPPELLLRIMRLLDVPSIRKLSKVCRHLHSVSQDNLLWKHFVYRDFRGGNRHTDIDWKEIYVYKRKYKGKLYDWFELFERLYQQRPNKNK, translated from the exons ATGCTTCCATTTCACAGTAACAGCAACGTTTTAGCTGATCAGAACACAGCTCAGAGTCCCGCTGGATTATCTACACACCAG TCAGACACCAGTAGCAGCCATGAGAGCCCAGATAGCACATGTGCTACATGTGAGACTGAGGAGACTGATATGGACAGAGGTGAGGCTGAGCAGGAGGCAATGGGGCACTTCATCCCTGGGCCCATGCTGTGCTGTGAAGCTGAGAAAGATAAGGTTCCTCCCTCTCTAGAGACACTGTACCAGACTGCGCAGTGCAGCAGCACCTCGGACTGCCTGCTGTTAGCAGCCCACGTGTTCCTGCTGGAGACCGGCTTCTTGGcacag GGTAGTGACATCAGAGTCGGAGAAATGCCCAGCAGCTGGCTTGCATTAGAGTATCTCTGCAGGCTGCAGTACTTTCACCCATCCTGTGAGTACAGGCCAGTTCAGATGGTTGGTATGCTGAAGGGCCAAACACTTATTATAAAAG CCACTATGACGACAACCGGTGCAGTAGAGTTTTCACAGACACTGGCACTGAAGCCTGACGAGTACGTGACTAAGGAGTGGGCAG GTGGAAATGCTGGACTGGTCTACAGAGATATGCAGAAACTATCTCGTGTTTTTAAGGACCAGTTGGTTTACCCACTAATTGCAAGAGCTAGAGAAG CACTGGGTCTGCCTGCACTGTTTGGTCTGACTGTGCTGCCCCCTGAGCTGCTTTTAAGGATAATGCGGCTGCTGGATGTTCCATCGATCCGAAAGCTGTCTAAAGTATGCAGACACCTGCACTCTGTTTCTCAAGATAACTTACTCTGGAAACACTTTGTGTACCGTGACTTCAGAG GTGGCAATAGGCACACAGACATAGACTGGAAAGAG ATTTACGTATATAAAAGGAAATATAAGGGAAAGCTTTATGACTGGTTCG